A single genomic interval of Streptomyces sp. NBC_00663 harbors:
- a CDS encoding YraN family protein: MNARSALGKYGETLAARRLAEAGMTVLERNWRCGRTGEIDIVARDGEVLVVCEVKTRRAGAFEHPMAAVTPEKAERLRGLAECWIHAHGGAPPGGVRIDLVGVLLPERGAPVVEHARGVA; the protein is encoded by the coding sequence ATGAACGCACGCAGTGCACTCGGCAAGTACGGCGAGACGCTGGCCGCGAGGCGGCTGGCGGAGGCCGGGATGACCGTCCTGGAGCGCAACTGGCGCTGTGGCAGGACCGGTGAGATCGACATCGTGGCGCGGGACGGAGAGGTCCTGGTCGTCTGCGAGGTCAAGACACGGCGGGCGGGTGCCTTCGAGCACCCGATGGCCGCGGTGACCCCCGAGAAGGCGGAGCGCCTGCGCGGCCTCGCCGAATGCTGGATCCATGCCCATGGAGGAGCACCGCCGGGCGGCGTCCGCATCGACCTGGTCGGCGTCCTCCTGCCGGAGCGTGGCGCCCCCGTCGTCGAGCATGCGCGGGGGGTGGCCTGA